The sequence GTCCCTTCAGAGATGTCCCCGCCCCCGACGTATATACTGGTCCGAGGGAGATGGCTTGGATCATGGATACCTATAGTCAGCTTAAAGGATATATGATCCCAGAGGTCGTGACCGGTAAGCCTATATCCGTCGGAGGTAGCGAAGGTAGGGCCGGTGCGACGGGTAGGGGTGTAGCCATATGCGTCAGGGAGGCTGTTAAAGCCCTAGGCCTAGGCAAAGATGCTACTATCGCTATTCAGGGCTTTGGTAACGTAGGTTATAACACCGCCAAAACGCTCTATGAGATGGGGTTCAAGGTCGTAGCCGTCAGCGACTCTAAGGGTGGCATACTAAACCCGGAGGGCTTAAACCCCGATAGCGTCTTAGCCCATAAAAGAGACTCTGGCACGGTCGTCGGTTATGAACATGGCAAAACCATAACGAACGAGGAGCTTTTAACGATGAACTGCGACGTATTGGTCCCGGCGGCCATCGAGAACGTATTGACATCTAAGAACGCGGACTACGTAAGTGCGAAGATAGTGGTCGAAGGTGCGAACGGTCCTACGACATCGGACGCGGCTAGGATACTCAGGGAAAAGGGTGTTCTAATAGTACCTGACATTCTAGCCAACGGCGGAGGCGTCGTCGTAAGCTATCTCGAGTGGATTCAAAATCTACATAGAGAACGATGGAGCCTGAAGGAGGTTAACGACCAGCTAGACCGTAGGATGTCTAGGGTCTTCTGGAGCATCTACAAATGCTCCTCTAGAGAGGGCTTGGATATGAGGACGGAGTCTATGGTGATAGCGGTGAAGAGGGTTGCCGAAGCCTTAAAAACGCTCGGAGTCTGGCCTTAGATTCTCTGTTTCTCATACATCTTTTCAAGCGTCCATCTTATAGATGTCCGTAGCTCCCTAAGCCTACGCCTATCTCTATAGTTTCTAATGTAGATCTCCTTGACGACGTCTCCCTCAACCTTGATGTCAAAGCTGAAGGCCTTCTCAGGTGGGATCTGGCCCGACGACACAAGCTCCCTATCCTTAGCCTCCATAGCCCTGAGGATCCTATTAACTAGAAACGACCGAAACGGAGGTGTGGATAAGTATAGGTTTAAGTCGGGTTCCACGAGAACCCTAACTTCTTCATCGGTCGCGTACATTCTAGCCAACAATGTGCCGTCAGAGGCCTTCAGCTGGAAAATTTGACCCATAAACTGTTCAGGCTTGGCTTCAACGGTAGGAGCTGTCGTAGGCTGGGGCACCTCAGCTGTCTTAAAGCTTTTAGTGACTAGGATAGAATCGATGATCGAGAGGAGGGACTCGATGGTCTCGGCTTCTTCCCTTAAGGCCTCGAGCTTCCTATGGAGCCTAGCTTTAAGCTCCGCCAGCCTCTTAACCTCCTCAGAATCTGAGCTCATTCTATCCATTATAGGTTTTCCCGCTTTATACGGTTAAAGTTATCGGAGACATTTTGTTTGGGGGAAAGCCTTTAGGCCGAACCTGGGTAACTCTATAAACGGTGTCGGCTTTTGAGTTTCTTGATAGGAACCGATATAGGGACGCTAGGAACTAAAACTATACTCTCCGACTGTGAGGGTAAGGTCTTAGCGTCTTCCTTTAGGGAATACGGTGTGCTAACACCTAAACCCGGTTGGGCTGAGCAATGGCCTGATATATGGTTCAAGGCGGTATGCGAGACTATACGGGAGGTTTTAGAGGTATCCAAAGTCGACCCGGGGGACATAGCAGCTATCTGCATAAGCGGCCTATACGGTGGTAGCGGTATACCTTGCGATAAGGACATGAATCCTCTCA comes from Candidatus Bathyarchaeota archaeon and encodes:
- a CDS encoding Glu/Leu/Phe/Val dehydrogenase; protein product: MTELSLLNNVIQELEYVSEIIGLEEDFVRILKEPKRSLEVSIPVKMDDGHIEVFKGYRVQHCDARGPYKGGIRYHPNVTLDEVKALAMIMTWKCAVHDLPYGGAKGGVVCNPKEMSVSELERLTRRYTFMIADLIGPFRDVPAPDVYTGPREMAWIMDTYSQLKGYMIPEVVTGKPISVGGSEGRAGATGRGVAICVREAVKALGLGKDATIAIQGFGNVGYNTAKTLYEMGFKVVAVSDSKGGILNPEGLNPDSVLAHKRDSGTVVGYEHGKTITNEELLTMNCDVLVPAAIENVLTSKNADYVSAKIVVEGANGPTTSDAARILREKGVLIVPDILANGGGVVVSYLEWIQNLHRERWSLKEVNDQLDRRMSRVFWSIYKCSSREGLDMRTESMVIAVKRVAEALKTLGVWP